The following coding sequences lie in one Silvanigrella aquatica genomic window:
- a CDS encoding non-ribosomal peptide synthetase: MNKEIIAPKFLLPYYYSWKISKKSRKYNVCFSYTLNSFVNTQKLRAAIEILVELRPNLRAHFKLTHNCIKYAVNKNLPPIFKNINIKNEEDYYKKINELMNEEHNLHQGSLLKCTFINRLYNNDNVIFFNIHHAVIDGSTVDKFLEDICKIYNGICPQKESDNEHINSLLKLSKLEQKIDDKDLKKYINKVNEINNKNEKYIFDEKSDIISSRGKIDNEKSIKIEQFLKYHNISGFNFFLLSWCIFEAKLFNKNGLIVTYPINIKNHKDENGCMVNTINYPFQYNNQISILNVIDEFLQNIPVLKKLRYVNFLDYIQSNDINNSHFTNSQYAKFKPLELENEIYNPITYPQMANSAFGMKYMCDGRNFYFLSDCYKDILPENISKNLCHRFINFIEKLIKNPQKNLSNIDILFEKEYYKIVSDFNKTEKAYTNNKSISKKFEDIAEKFSDKLAAIDEFKSFTYLKLNQLANQLGRTLIQKNIKQTDIVPILIDNRIEMLIGILAVLKVGAAYLPISHDTPLERIKNILNESNSKVMLSIPNLSIELENNIHIINLFDQNNFHENTSNLDISVSEKNAAYVIFTSGSTGKPKGVVIENKSIINLIEFLMNKCNISDNDNISKYSSFSFDASVIEIYTTLLSGATLYFVPNDIRIDVHKINSYFNLNNITFSFLPTQFAEIFTSLNNYSLKNLIIGGDKMKVYNNINYNLINAYGPTEASVCTTVFDVNKNSKNIPIGKPIQNAKVYILNKDLSLCLNNTEGEIYIGGEILAQKYLNNEKLTNEKFIPNPFQTLEEKIQGINARIYKTGDLGKINDDYNLLITGRSDFQIKINGFRIESGEIENQMLLINEIRNVCIIDFKDKSDQKYLCAYYESNNILDTDYLRNFLKKSLPYYMIPRVFQHMNFFPINNNGKIDRKKLPEPNLKKYISNNNIVPKNEKEILIAKIFSDILEIDNLSTSDDFFQLGGNSLKAIHLTSKLQQYFDVDVSKVFIFRTIQNLSNSLAYKN; encoded by the coding sequence ATGAATAAAGAAATTATCGCGCCCAAATTTTTATTACCTTATTATTATTCTTGGAAAATAAGCAAAAAAAGCAGAAAATATAATGTTTGTTTTTCATATACCCTTAACAGTTTTGTAAATACTCAAAAACTGAGAGCTGCGATTGAAATTCTCGTAGAATTAAGACCAAACTTACGAGCTCATTTTAAGCTAACTCATAATTGTATTAAATATGCTGTAAATAAAAATCTTCCACCCATTTTTAAAAATATTAATATAAAAAATGAAGAAGATTATTACAAAAAAATAAATGAGCTCATGAATGAAGAACATAACTTACATCAGGGCTCACTTTTAAAATGTACTTTTATAAATCGCTTATACAATAATGATAATGTAATTTTCTTTAATATTCATCATGCCGTCATTGATGGATCTACAGTAGATAAATTCTTAGAAGATATTTGCAAAATATATAACGGCATCTGTCCTCAAAAAGAAAGCGATAATGAACATATAAATTCATTACTAAAATTATCTAAATTAGAACAGAAAATTGACGATAAAGATTTAAAAAAATACATAAATAAAGTTAATGAAATTAATAATAAAAATGAAAAATATATTTTTGATGAAAAAAGTGACATTATCTCTTCACGAGGAAAAATAGATAATGAAAAATCAATAAAAATAGAACAATTTTTAAAATATCATAATATTAGCGGATTTAACTTCTTTTTGCTATCATGGTGTATTTTTGAAGCAAAATTATTTAATAAAAATGGACTCATCGTTACTTATCCAATAAATATTAAAAATCATAAAGATGAAAATGGCTGTATGGTTAACACCATAAATTATCCATTTCAATATAACAATCAAATTAGTATTCTAAATGTCATCGATGAGTTCTTACAAAATATTCCTGTTCTTAAAAAATTACGTTATGTCAATTTTTTGGATTATATACAAAGTAATGATATTAATAATAGTCATTTTACAAATTCACAGTATGCAAAATTCAAGCCACTGGAGTTAGAAAATGAAATTTATAATCCTATAACTTATCCTCAAATGGCAAACTCAGCTTTTGGAATGAAATATATGTGTGATGGAAGGAATTTTTATTTTTTAAGCGATTGCTATAAAGATATTTTACCAGAAAATATTTCAAAAAATTTATGTCATCGATTTATAAATTTCATAGAAAAATTAATAAAAAATCCACAAAAAAACCTTTCAAATATAGATATTCTATTTGAAAAAGAATATTATAAAATTGTGTCTGATTTTAATAAAACAGAAAAAGCATATACAAATAATAAAAGTATTAGCAAAAAATTTGAAGATATTGCTGAAAAATTTAGCGATAAACTTGCCGCTATTGACGAATTTAAATCTTTTACGTACTTAAAATTAAATCAACTAGCCAATCAGCTTGGTAGAACTTTAATACAAAAAAACATCAAACAAACCGATATTGTACCTATTCTTATTGATAACAGAATAGAAATGTTAATTGGAATATTGGCCGTTTTGAAAGTCGGAGCAGCATATTTGCCCATTTCACATGACACCCCCTTAGAAAGAATAAAAAATATATTAAATGAAAGCAATTCTAAAGTCATGCTCAGCATTCCCAATCTAAGTATAGAACTAGAGAATAATATTCATATTATTAATTTATTTGATCAAAATAATTTCCACGAAAATACTTCAAATTTAGATATTAGCGTTTCTGAAAAAAATGCGGCTTATGTTATTTTTACTTCAGGATCCACAGGAAAGCCAAAAGGTGTTGTCATTGAAAACAAATCTATAATTAATTTAATTGAATTTCTAATGAATAAATGCAATATATCTGATAACGATAATATATCTAAATATTCTTCTTTTAGTTTTGACGCATCTGTTATCGAGATATATACTACGTTATTGAGTGGAGCAACTCTGTATTTTGTTCCAAATGATATAAGAATTGATGTTCATAAAATAAATAGTTATTTTAATTTAAATAATATTACATTTTCATTTTTACCCACACAATTTGCTGAAATTTTTACGTCCTTAAATAATTATTCTTTAAAAAATTTAATTATTGGAGGAGATAAAATGAAAGTTTATAATAACATAAATTATAACTTGATAAATGCCTATGGACCAACTGAAGCAAGTGTATGCACTACAGTATTTGATGTTAATAAAAATTCAAAAAATATTCCTATAGGTAAACCAATTCAAAATGCAAAAGTATACATCTTAAATAAAGATCTTTCACTTTGTCTCAATAATACTGAAGGAGAAATATATATTGGAGGTGAAATATTAGCACAGAAATATTTGAACAATGAAAAATTGACAAATGAAAAATTCATTCCAAACCCCTTTCAAACCTTAGAAGAAAAAATTCAAGGGATAAATGCTCGAATTTATAAGACGGGTGATTTAGGTAAAATAAATGATGATTATAATCTTTTAATAACAGGAAGAAGCGATTTTCAAATTAAAATTAATGGATTTCGCATTGAATCGGGTGAAATTGAAAATCAAATGCTCCTTATAAATGAAATTAGAAATGTCTGTATAATAGATTTTAAAGATAAAAGTGATCAAAAATACCTTTGCGCTTATTATGAAAGTAACAATATATTGGATACAGATTATTTAAGAAATTTTCTAAAAAAATCATTGCCCTATTACATGATACCAAGAGTATTTCAACATATGAATTTCTTTCCAATCAATAACAATGGAAAAATTGATAGAAAAAAATTGCCTGAACCTAATCTTAAAAAGTACATTTCAAATAATAACATAGTTCCGAAAAATGAAAAAGAAATATTAATCGCAAAAATATTTAGTGATATTTTAGAAATTGACAACCTAAGTACATCAGATGATTTTTTTCAATTAGGAGGTAATTCATTAAAAGCCATTCATTTGACCTCTAAATTGCAACAATACTTTGATGTCGATGTATCTAAAGTATTTATTTTTCGAACCATTCAAAATCTTTCAAACTCTTTGGCTTATAAAAATTGA
- a CDS encoding AAA family ATPase: MSQEVVGVLSKVIFESDRGDFLVAEFINAQSAKRFKASGKIQLSPKADAKQRYRLIGQWESTPKYGETFVTIYTEATRPTELSGIAPYLANNVRGVGEVTAKKLVESLQIKDLDSLVTICRDEKEKIFQFFGEKKRKIAENVVTSMVTDEVFRNVMIFLHEHNIPPRFAKRIYEKYGSASLTNLLENPYRLIADFRQVGFLRADAIAQKLGLPSTSPFRLEAAFVYALETAQEEGHCCLPRDLLVDKSRDLLGAKTDPTFSREFVLEQLRKIYKKNRDEKKETFLIRESAAFQKTTPENSVPEILFYLPEVLRMEDEVAGFIAGLLNNQSALEHKEKLAQQEVESGEKTFEEIFPNLPWEKLSDEQQLAVKMSLSSRFMVLTGGPGCGKTFVLKAIYGIQRALNRRVALCAPTGLAAKRMSASIGELASTLHKLLGLGKRPQEETQNVIEELEGSTTALENVNVVIVDESSMLSLDLLHSLLSALGAHRRLILVGDVDQLPSVGAGNCLRDIINSGKVPIARLTKIFRQSSESPIPLAARDIISGIKPEYSYVSRISSFPRAEPFAFIPCSQQTFYEVLLPFLCQTVANIYNLDPIKNSQILVPMRRTEVGQENINKIMQNHLNPASPDKNECSLPFGGILREGDKVIQTKNNYELDVYNGDLGYCKSITKTKEKLEVIIEFSDRIVTYEDDEVDDLQLCYAMTVHKSQGSEFPLCIIPMFGVYYTMLDRNLLYTAITRASKFVILFGEDWAIKKAIGSQNTIKRFTFLDILLKEFIN, translated from the coding sequence GTGTCTCAGGAAGTTGTTGGAGTCCTTTCGAAGGTGATTTTTGAATCGGATAGGGGTGATTTCCTTGTTGCAGAGTTTATCAATGCCCAATCAGCTAAAAGATTTAAAGCCTCTGGCAAAATCCAACTCTCTCCCAAAGCCGATGCCAAGCAACGCTACCGGCTCATAGGACAATGGGAAAGCACTCCAAAATATGGAGAAACCTTCGTAACCATTTACACGGAAGCCACCAGACCCACAGAGCTTTCCGGAATCGCACCCTATTTAGCCAATAATGTGAGGGGTGTGGGAGAGGTTACAGCAAAAAAACTTGTGGAATCTTTACAAATTAAAGATCTGGACTCCTTAGTGACAATCTGTCGCGATGAAAAAGAAAAAATATTTCAATTTTTTGGGGAAAAGAAACGTAAAATCGCTGAAAATGTGGTGACATCTATGGTCACCGATGAAGTTTTCCGAAATGTGATGATTTTTTTGCATGAACACAATATCCCACCTCGTTTTGCCAAGCGAATTTATGAAAAATATGGTTCTGCTTCATTAACAAATTTGCTCGAGAATCCATACCGTCTCATTGCTGATTTTAGGCAAGTGGGTTTTTTACGCGCCGATGCCATTGCGCAAAAACTAGGTTTGCCGAGCACATCCCCTTTTAGGCTTGAAGCGGCTTTTGTCTATGCTCTTGAAACAGCTCAAGAAGAAGGCCATTGTTGTCTTCCTCGTGATTTGCTCGTGGATAAATCACGAGACCTTTTGGGCGCAAAAACAGACCCCACATTTTCTCGAGAGTTTGTATTGGAACAACTCCGTAAAATTTACAAGAAAAATCGTGATGAAAAGAAAGAAACCTTTCTCATACGAGAATCTGCTGCTTTTCAAAAAACCACACCTGAAAATAGCGTGCCTGAAATTTTATTTTATTTACCAGAAGTTCTTCGTATGGAAGACGAAGTCGCAGGATTTATTGCGGGTCTTTTAAATAATCAATCAGCCTTAGAGCATAAAGAAAAATTGGCACAACAAGAGGTGGAAAGCGGTGAAAAAACTTTTGAAGAAATATTTCCTAATTTACCTTGGGAAAAGCTATCAGACGAACAACAACTTGCTGTTAAAATGAGTTTAAGTTCTCGATTTATGGTGTTAACCGGAGGGCCTGGCTGTGGCAAAACCTTCGTTCTAAAAGCAATCTATGGCATTCAACGAGCTTTGAACAGGCGTGTGGCGCTTTGTGCCCCGACAGGTTTAGCTGCAAAAAGAATGAGTGCATCCATTGGTGAACTAGCGAGTACTTTGCACAAACTTCTTGGCCTAGGTAAAAGGCCGCAAGAAGAAACGCAAAATGTGATTGAAGAACTGGAAGGAAGCACAACAGCCCTAGAAAATGTCAACGTGGTCATTGTTGATGAAAGTTCCATGCTAAGTCTCGATCTATTGCACTCCCTACTGTCTGCATTGGGTGCCCATAGAAGACTGATATTGGTTGGAGATGTGGATCAATTGCCAAGCGTAGGAGCGGGTAATTGTCTACGCGATATTATCAATTCAGGAAAAGTTCCAATTGCGCGTTTGACAAAAATATTTAGACAAAGCTCGGAAAGTCCCATCCCGCTTGCGGCGCGTGATATTATTTCTGGAATAAAACCGGAATATAGTTACGTTAGCAGAATATCTTCTTTTCCTAGAGCAGAACCATTTGCATTTATTCCTTGCTCACAACAAACATTTTATGAAGTTTTATTACCTTTTTTATGTCAAACAGTAGCAAATATTTATAACCTCGATCCTATTAAAAATTCACAAATATTAGTTCCTATGCGCAGAACGGAAGTCGGTCAAGAAAACATTAATAAAATAATGCAAAATCATTTAAATCCTGCTTCACCCGATAAAAATGAATGCTCATTACCTTTTGGTGGAATATTAAGAGAAGGTGACAAAGTCATTCAAACAAAAAATAATTATGAACTTGATGTTTATAATGGTGATTTAGGTTATTGCAAGAGTATCACTAAAACAAAAGAGAAATTAGAAGTTATTATTGAATTTAGTGATCGCATTGTTACTTATGAAGATGATGAAGTTGATGATCTGCAACTTTGTTATGCCATGACAGTACATAAGTCCCAAGGCTCTGAATTTCCGCTATGTATTATCCCTATGTTTGGCGTCTATTATACAATGCTTGATAGAAATTTACTTTATACCGCAATAACGAGAGCTAGTAAATTTGTAATTTTATTTGGTGAAGATTGGGCTATTAAAAAGGCTATTGGAAGTCAAAATACAATTAAAAGGTTTACATTTTTAGATATTTTATTAAAGGAGTTTATAAATTAA
- a CDS encoding efflux RND transporter permease subunit, protein MWIIELALRRPYTIAVSVILIFLLGLITLQRMIIDIFPTIDIPVVNVLWNYPGLTPNDVERRVIFLAERAFTTTVNGISRLESTSIQGLGIQRIYFEDGTDIGSAIAQISAVSNTALRSMPPGMTSPVILKFNASNVPVSQLTLFSDSLKEEQIFDYGLNFLRVQLYTLPGIAIPAPYGGKQRQISIDLNPFLLESKGLSPQNIVEALLASNIIAPAGNARINNYEYSILMNSSPDILSEFNKIPIRVSNGAALTMKDIGTVSDSFADQTNIVHVNGKRASYLNILKKAGASTLDVINNVKKKIPDLQLIAPKDLNMRLDFDQSVFVNAAIMNVLTEALISSGLVSLIILIFLGSWRSVIIVCTSIPTAIFAAIIVLFITGNTINIMTLGGLSLAIGMLVDDATVAIENIHRIRALGKPLTISILEGSSQIALPALMATLVICIVFFPVVLLTGPSRFLFIPLALSVVSSMLASYVLSRTLVPLLSQMLLKTEDPHHDERSYFNNLFKKFQDNYGKFLTLCLKNRSFILWICLAFLIITSWIPFIIGTDFFPNTDAGIMKLHFRAKAGTRLEATEKQVYIIENKIQQIVPKEELLTINSLIGVPIYFNLAFVQTDNIGPMDAEISIALKENHKPSIEYMKEIRKYIATNFPESSSFFQPADIINQVLNFGLSAPINIQFEYSDVYKSYDFAKILIQKLKSVPGIEDIALKQIFNYPALFVNVDRIKAAQLGINQRDISNSMLVSLSSSSLVAPSFFLNPLNNVNYNVVVKTPLDKLSRVTEILNTPITGSGGILDSNLTSTFLNQPNSNANKIKTVPLGNLSTVTTTETLDAASHLNVQRVVDILATPEGRDLGSVIKEIEKQIKSLGELPKGMKVTINGQGRVMKDAFSKLSVGLVLAIALVYLLMVVLFQSWLDPFIVMIAVPGALCGILWMLFITGTTINVESFMGATMAVGIASSNAILLVSYANDVRVEKGLSALAGALEAAKTRIRPVLMTAIAMIIGMLPSALALGEGGEQTAPLGRAVIGGLLMATIVTLVIVPIIYSLLRTKLPQKYLLDERLRKDKEG, encoded by the coding sequence ATGTGGATTATAGAACTTGCCTTACGAAGACCCTATACCATAGCTGTCAGTGTTATTTTAATTTTTTTACTTGGTTTAATTACTTTACAAAGAATGATTATTGATATTTTTCCAACCATTGATATTCCTGTTGTCAATGTTCTTTGGAACTACCCTGGATTAACACCAAATGACGTAGAAAGACGCGTTATTTTTTTAGCGGAACGCGCTTTTACAACAACAGTCAATGGCATATCAAGACTCGAATCAACATCAATTCAAGGTTTAGGAATACAACGAATTTACTTTGAGGATGGCACAGATATCGGATCTGCTATCGCACAAATATCTGCCGTTTCAAATACGGCATTACGCTCTATGCCACCAGGTATGACATCTCCTGTTATCTTAAAATTTAATGCCTCAAATGTACCTGTTTCACAGCTCACGCTTTTTAGCGATAGCTTAAAAGAAGAACAAATATTCGATTATGGGTTAAATTTTTTAAGAGTGCAATTGTATACCTTACCAGGTATTGCCATCCCAGCACCTTATGGTGGTAAACAAAGACAAATTAGCATAGATCTCAATCCCTTTTTATTAGAATCCAAAGGACTCTCACCGCAAAATATAGTCGAAGCCTTACTTGCCTCAAATATCATTGCCCCTGCAGGCAATGCGCGCATTAATAATTACGAATACAGTATTTTGATGAATTCAAGTCCCGATATTTTGAGTGAATTTAATAAAATTCCCATTCGTGTATCCAATGGTGCTGCTTTAACCATGAAGGATATTGGCACAGTAAGTGACTCTTTTGCAGATCAAACAAACATTGTCCACGTCAATGGAAAAAGAGCATCTTATTTAAATATTTTAAAAAAAGCAGGAGCATCCACATTAGATGTGATCAATAATGTGAAAAAGAAAATTCCAGATTTACAATTAATCGCACCAAAAGATCTTAATATGAGATTAGACTTTGATCAGTCTGTCTTTGTTAATGCTGCCATTATGAATGTTTTAACAGAAGCTCTTATTTCATCAGGACTTGTTTCGTTAATTATTTTGATTTTTTTAGGAAGTTGGAGAAGTGTGATCATTGTATGCACTTCTATTCCTACTGCTATTTTCGCGGCAATAATTGTTTTATTTATCACAGGTAATACAATAAATATTATGACTCTGGGAGGGTTATCTCTAGCCATTGGCATGCTCGTTGACGATGCTACTGTAGCTATAGAAAATATTCATCGCATCAGAGCATTAGGAAAACCATTAACTATTTCTATTTTAGAAGGTTCAAGTCAAATAGCCCTCCCCGCCCTCATGGCAACGCTTGTCATTTGCATTGTATTTTTTCCTGTTGTTTTATTAACTGGTCCTTCTCGTTTTTTATTTATTCCCTTAGCCCTATCCGTTGTTTCATCAATGCTTGCTTCATATGTTCTCTCACGAACACTTGTTCCTTTATTATCACAGATGTTACTTAAAACGGAAGATCCCCATCATGATGAAAGAAGTTATTTCAATAATCTCTTTAAAAAATTTCAAGATAATTATGGAAAATTTTTAACTTTATGCTTGAAAAATAGAAGTTTTATTTTATGGATTTGCCTTGCTTTTTTAATAATAACGAGCTGGATTCCTTTCATTATAGGTACAGATTTTTTTCCAAATACAGATGCGGGAATTATGAAATTGCATTTCCGCGCTAAAGCCGGGACTCGCTTAGAAGCAACAGAAAAACAAGTGTATATTATTGAAAATAAAATTCAACAAATAGTACCTAAAGAAGAACTTCTTACAATAAACTCTTTAATTGGAGTACCAATATATTTTAATCTTGCTTTTGTCCAAACTGACAATATTGGACCTATGGACGCAGAAATTTCTATTGCATTAAAAGAAAATCATAAACCATCAATTGAATACATGAAAGAAATTAGAAAATATATTGCAACAAATTTTCCTGAATCAAGCTCATTTTTTCAACCAGCCGATATTATTAATCAGGTTCTTAATTTTGGACTCAGTGCTCCTATTAACATTCAATTTGAATATTCCGATGTTTACAAATCCTATGATTTTGCAAAAATATTAATTCAAAAGTTAAAATCTGTTCCAGGAATTGAGGATATAGCATTAAAACAAATTTTCAATTACCCCGCTCTCTTTGTTAATGTCGATCGCATTAAAGCGGCGCAACTTGGGATAAACCAAAGAGACATTTCCAATAGCATGCTTGTTTCTTTATCTTCTAGTTCACTGGTTGCACCTTCCTTTTTCTTAAATCCTTTAAATAATGTGAATTATAATGTTGTTGTAAAAACACCTTTAGATAAACTCTCTCGAGTTACAGAAATATTAAATACACCCATAACAGGATCGGGCGGAATTTTAGATAGTAACTTAACGTCAACATTTCTTAATCAACCAAATTCAAATGCGAATAAAATAAAAACAGTACCATTAGGTAATTTAAGTACTGTCACAACAACAGAAACATTAGATGCGGCATCTCATTTAAATGTACAAAGAGTTGTTGATATATTAGCAACACCCGAAGGAAGAGATTTGGGATCAGTCATCAAGGAAATCGAAAAACAAATAAAGAGTTTGGGTGAGCTTCCTAAAGGTATGAAAGTAACAATAAATGGCCAAGGACGAGTTATGAAGGATGCCTTTTCAAAACTCTCTGTAGGATTGGTTCTAGCCATAGCATTGGTATATTTACTTATGGTCGTCTTATTTCAGTCATGGCTTGATCCTTTTATTGTTATGATTGCCGTGCCAGGCGCCTTATGTGGAATTCTATGGATGCTTTTCATCACAGGAACGACAATAAATGTAGAATCTTTTATGGGCGCTACTATGGCTGTAGGCATCGCATCTTCCAACGCAATTTTACTTGTAAGTTATGCAAATGATGTCCGCGTTGAAAAAGGTCTTTCAGCATTAGCGGGCGCCTTAGAGGCTGCAAAAACAAGAATAAGACCTGTGCTTATGACAGCTATTGCCATGATCATTGGCATGTTACCTTCCGCTTTGGCACTTGGTGAAGGCGGCGAACAAACAGCACCCTTAGGAAGAGCGGTCATAGGAGGTCTCCTCATGGCAACAATTGTTACGTTAGTCATAGTCCCAATCATATACTCATTATTAAGAACGAAATTACCACAAAAATATCTACTAGATGAACGTTTGAGAAAGGATAAAGAAGGATAA
- a CDS encoding efflux RND transporter periplasmic adaptor subunit produces MPLFNAQTKIKIVFLSIILFFLIIFIAILVNKNLSLRTSEVSKKEEIDKGIRVKTTKISFSPAERELYLNGETRPYQSVTLYAKVSGYLKKINVDKGDIVKQGQVIAIIESPETDEAYLAAYANYKNKSSIAKRTIQLEKEDLVSKQESEQAVSDAKIAESQFHAQKVIKGYETIRAPFPGTITARFADQGALVQNAENSQSSALPIVTLSEVNKLRVDVYIDQHEAPYIQKDDPILIEFNGVQKKKILGHIDRLSNQLDTKTKMMLVEIDIPNADGALVAGSFVHVTIKIKTPVTMTLPVEALILQKDKSFVGVISREQKIIYRPITIENNDGKMISINGDLKEDEVIALNIGSDIPEGSKVQPILDKK; encoded by the coding sequence ATGCCACTCTTCAATGCTCAAACTAAAATTAAAATAGTTTTTTTATCAATAATATTATTTTTTTTAATAATATTTATTGCAATTCTAGTTAATAAAAATTTATCTCTTAGAACATCTGAAGTCTCTAAAAAAGAAGAAATTGATAAGGGAATTCGAGTTAAAACCACAAAAATATCATTTTCTCCTGCTGAAAGAGAACTATATTTAAACGGAGAAACACGCCCCTATCAATCCGTTACGTTATACGCTAAGGTCAGTGGCTATCTGAAGAAAATTAATGTAGATAAAGGTGACATTGTAAAGCAAGGCCAGGTCATCGCCATTATAGAATCACCTGAAACAGATGAAGCCTATTTAGCAGCTTACGCAAACTACAAGAATAAAAGTTCTATTGCAAAAAGAACAATACAGCTTGAAAAAGAAGATTTAGTTTCAAAACAAGAATCGGAACAGGCTGTTTCCGATGCAAAAATTGCGGAATCGCAATTCCATGCTCAAAAAGTAATAAAAGGGTATGAAACAATACGAGCTCCCTTTCCGGGCACAATTACAGCTCGATTTGCCGATCAAGGTGCTTTAGTACAAAACGCAGAGAATTCACAAAGCAGCGCGCTCCCAATTGTTACCTTATCTGAAGTCAATAAACTCCGCGTTGATGTCTATATTGATCAACATGAAGCTCCCTATATTCAAAAAGATGATCCTATTCTAATCGAATTTAATGGAGTACAAAAAAAGAAAATCTTAGGTCATATTGATAGACTCTCAAATCAATTAGATACTAAAACAAAAATGATGCTCGTTGAAATTGATATTCCAAATGCAGATGGTGCATTAGTTGCAGGAAGTTTTGTACATGTAACAATTAAAATTAAAACTCCGGTTACCATGACACTCCCCGTTGAAGCATTAATTCTCCAAAAAGATAAATCTTTTGTTGGCGTGATATCACGTGAACAAAAGATTATTTACCGGCCTATTACAATTGAAAATAACGATGGGAAAATGATTTCAATAAATGGAGATTTAAAAGAAGACGAAGTCATTGCCTTAAATATTGGTTCAGACATTCCTGAAGGAAGCAAAGTTCAGCCTATATTAGACAAAAAGTGA
- a CDS encoding TolC family protein, with product MNKNSIIRKLINFTFYFMMIQNNVYCIELTGIDLDKDKSNYNLDLNYCIKLATKNAIDILKQKSSVELNGAEVLKSYASFLPNLTSQASYNYTTGTLYTTTATPAFITGDGTFSAITISSDFNIFNGFSDYASLNSYLLKKDSSELTLTRVKQKISLDIAQSFLQVILDNKMIEIAKQNFEESQAREKLLEAQSRVGSKSISDYYLQQAQTSSADSFLQTSENKLRNDELILLQKLRLDIKKNYKFIEINLNNLQEDKNFENESQLIKVALNKRIDLKSINKLKKSAEYDVQNTQSGYLPKLDFVVSTTSTSSYLNTQTVNGINVVPPSQSPITDQLSNQVKYYIGINFTWNIFDRLVTYANESQSRTMAYQIKLDEENLYNQIIVDARTAFGNYKLALQNLDSSYKGLFASEKAYQVMSGRYKVGSASFVDLSTAQSTLVQAQSTRAQALINFKLQNWNVKYATGELEVL from the coding sequence GTGAATAAAAATTCTATTATAAGAAAATTAATAAATTTCACATTTTATTTTATGATGATACAAAATAATGTTTATTGTATAGAATTAACAGGTATTGATTTAGATAAAGACAAATCTAATTATAATCTTGACTTAAATTATTGTATTAAATTAGCAACTAAAAATGCAATTGATATTTTAAAGCAAAAGAGCAGCGTTGAGCTCAATGGGGCAGAAGTTTTAAAAAGTTATGCCAGTTTTTTGCCAAATTTAACTTCACAAGCAAGTTATAATTATACAACGGGAACTCTATATACAACAACGGCAACACCGGCATTTATTACAGGAGATGGCACTTTTTCAGCAATTACCATTTCCAGTGACTTTAATATCTTTAATGGATTTTCAGATTATGCAAGTTTAAATTCCTATTTACTTAAAAAAGATTCTTCCGAATTAACTCTTACAAGAGTAAAACAAAAAATTTCTTTAGATATAGCGCAAAGCTTCTTGCAAGTGATTTTAGATAATAAAATGATTGAAATTGCAAAACAAAATTTTGAAGAATCACAAGCAAGAGAAAAATTATTAGAAGCACAAAGTCGTGTGGGTTCCAAAAGTATTTCGGATTATTATTTGCAACAGGCTCAGACAAGTTCAGCTGATTCCTTTTTACAAACATCAGAAAATAAATTACGCAATGATGAATTGATTTTATTACAAAAATTAAGACTTGACATCAAAAAAAATTATAAATTTATTGAAATAAACCTAAATAATTTACAAGAAGATAAAAATTTTGAAAATGAAAGTCAACTTATAAAAGTTGCATTGAATAAAAGAATAGATTTAAAATCTATCAATAAATTAAAAAAATCTGCAGAATATGATGTACAGAATACTCAATCAGGATATTTACCAAAACTTGACTTTGTAGTAAGTACCACTTCAACAAGTTCCTACTTAAACACACAAACCGTTAACGGAATTAATGTTGTTCCCCCTTCACAAAGCCCTATAACTGATCAATTATCAAATCAAGTTAAATATTATATTGGAATAAATTTTACCTGGAATATTTTTGATCGCCTAGTTACCTATGCAAATGAAAGTCAATCTCGCACAATGGCTTATCAAATAAAATTAGATGAAGAAAATTTATACAATCAAATTATCGTTGATGCGAGAACAGCATTTGGCAACTATAAACTCGCCTTACAAAATCTTGATTCCTCCTATAAAGGTTTATTTGCATCCGAAAAAGCATACCAAGTCATGTCAGGTCGCTATAAAGTAGGATCGGCAAGTTTTGTCGATTTGAGTACAGCACAATCCACTCTTGTCCAAGCGCAGTCGACACGCGCACAGGCTCTCATCAATTTTAAGTTGCAAAATTGGAATGTTAAATATGCAACAGGTGAGCTCGAAGTACTTTGA